The genomic window CCAAGATCACCTACCATCTTCACACTTATGTTCATGATCTCATCCTCTGTCTTCTGCCTCATACACTGAACAATGATGGCTGACGTGGTTGTCTTACATCCAGCAAGAGCTGCAATTTTCTGTAACAAAATATAACAGGGAACACTTTCTCCTATGAGGTAGAATAGTTGTACCCAAACCACTATGTCCCTGGATGTGTGCTAGAGCAGTATAGAGAAGGAGGTGTTATATCTGATATCAGagaaattgggttcaaatcctgtttcttccCCTTGCTTTATATGTgacatggataagtcacttcctcACTCAGGACgtccattttgaaaaaaaaaaatgaactagttTAAATACAAGAGCTTTACTGTCCCTACCTGCTTTCACCTTGTTTtattgtccttcactctcaaagaggaacaaaatgaaatcactttGTTAGAGTTAAGTCACAGAGcatccaactgtggttgatcataCCAAAACaatctcagaatgctctaccacaagttgggcacaaatagacCATGTGAAgatttggagtggattctctaaatttgcatatcttgCTCCATCTTTAACCACTTTAAGTATATAAATGCAGTCAAGTTTTGGAATGGCATACGACATAAGGACCTACCTCAGTAATTGGTCTGACATTTTTACTGAACAGAGGTTTCACAAGGACAACTCCACTCTGAAAAATGGCTCGGTGGAAGAGATTCTTGGCCAAAGGAGATAGAACCTGGGAGAAcaattatgaaaatgaaattaccaTTCAAGAGCAAAATTGTAACTAGGGTAGGACAACCATGACTTTACAGTAGGGCAAGAAATGTAGAAGATTCTGGCATACCCTGTTTCTAacactagaattaaaaaaaaaaaagacgagaACTATGACCTTAGCACTCAGTTACTGAAATAATTgtataaaatagagatagaggGAGTGATGTATTGTATGCAAGGACAGATCTGGAGTCACAAAAACTGGatcaaattctttcctttacaCCCACTTGTTATGTGACTAGATTGCTGAACAAATaagattttacattctttttttattccttagGAGTTCCCATCACTAATTAAATCATAGGTTTTAACTCTCCCTAGAATCTAcctaaaataaagacaaaataagaaaCCAGCAAAGGGCACACTTCCTCCCCTTGGCTCTCACACTTTTAGCTCTGACATATATTCCTACTTCACTGAATGGAGGCCTTCCTGACAGTAGCCTTTGACTCAtctgtattcattttgttttcctccaATATAACAGAGAGTTTTTGAAATCaggtttcatttttgcctttgcataCAACAGTTTATCACAGGGTCTTCTACATATGTTCAcctaaatttaataaatgcttgtagcaTGGAAGCTTAAGTGTACTAGGATCTTTTCAtccaaaatgttttctttgttccaagagtcttcttctcttccttccaatttgtctttaAATATTGATTAACAGATGTGTTTCATGTTGTCTCAAATGCCAAAAAAAGCTCTTTACAGTATGGTTCAAGAGTCTTTGTAAGATTGGTCAGGACAAGTTCACTTATGAAAATTTCACTTATTCAGGAAATATCATGGGATGACCACCTTACTAGACTGGGACTGTAAtaaatgcattattattattattattattattattattattattattattattttgcttcttAGGCCTTATGAAGTGATAATGCCAATGATGATTATGCATAAATCTGGAATTTAGTTTCTCAATACAAACTTCTAAAAGATGAAGATGTTAAGAAAATAATGAGTTACTTGAATGAGAAATGTGTAGCAGGTTAATTTATAAAAGGTGTTGGGCAAAACTATGAATTTTTAATCTattataaaactattttaaactaTTAATCTTTTTCCCCTTGGTGTCTTAGACACcctgtttattccctttcttctcaCTCATTAAATTCCAGACTTTTTcatctaaaatctcattttcccaggacttcttctcttttcctatcAATGATTAATATATTCACATGGAGGGACCACAGGACAATTTGATATAATATACTCCCCTTACAAGGGAAATTTGAATTACAAGTGGAGAATAGCCTTTAAGGCAATGAAATTCTAATGttaaaaagcaagaaattctGTAGGATGGGATACATATTGGCAGGGAAATCACTGTGGAGGTATTGTTTGGCTGCCTGTAGATCAAGACCAGCCCTACCTCTATGATGTGATGACAAGCAAAATATAGTCAAGAGTGTACTAGTTTCAGAAAGCTGGTTTTGGCTACCTTAAGGAGAAATTATGAACACTTTCATGATACTTTGAACTACTGTGTGcacatggaaagaaaactatattttGCATCTAGAGACATGAGATTGACTCCCAGTTCATATATTACAAACGCTACACCTAGCTGATCGTCAGATTTTCATCTttagaataagaataataatgtgTGTATTGCCTACTTTTAGCATCATTGACATACCCACAGAAGCCCCTATGGATATGCAGgtatatttccagggtaaatacacaaaataagatctattctcaaagatgaaaccaagatattaattcagataccagaaagacAATTTTGCCATAGTAACAACAAAGTTTCTATGTATTACCAATACAGGGAGGAGAGCAGTCCCCAAGCCTTCACTCTGTCAGGTTTCCCCCCAAATaagctcccttaagcaaaatgcccttctctcacctAGGCTAGCTgatctgctctgctctgcctgctatctctctcagctctgtctcactctcccttcctgtttcacccttCCTGCCCCAGCaattcaacaagctcctcccaccatgggcttcatATGACTCAAGTAGTGGGCTGAGCCAAACTTCAAAATAGGTCACATGGatctattaaggggcagggaagatcttcaaattaccttAACATTACACTACTTTATATTTTCCGTGAGGAAAGTGATTTTAAAGTACTATATGAACATAACTTGTTGCTATTCTTCTTATAAAAGAatactattttgaaaaaaaaaaatgaacacattCTAAGCATCCATAGATCTTTATTATTGGCTGTCTAAAATCATTACTGGGGCATGGCCAGTTGTATACTTAAGTCAAAGATATTCTACTATGTGGTCAGTGAACAAATTCACTGTCTTGAATCACATTTGGTCATTTCATACTGTTTCAAGAACCGAAGGTTCTTTTTATACCAGAAATTTATGTGTTACAGGGGCTTCACACCCTGAGTTCTACAACATTGGCAGAACCCTCTGAATCAAAGGATGGCACTCTAAAATCTCACCAGTGCTGAGACACTAAAACCTCCTGAATCTTCACCAAAGATGGTCACTGAGTTTGGGTTTCCTCCAAAGTTGGCAATATTATTCTGGATCCAATGGAGTGCTGCCACTTGGTCTAAGCAACCCCAGTTCCCCAAAGCATGTTCATCTCCAGTGCtgcaaagaagaggagagaagacagataGATGagtggatagaagaatggatggatggatgaagggatagaaggatggatagatgaatggaaaaGGGGAAATGGCTGTCAAAGGGTGGGCCTTCTGACAGAAGTTAGTGTTAAGAAATGAGAGGTAGTATAGTAGGAATAACTAGGTATATGGGAAAACAGGGCGCAATGATGAGCCTTTAGACCTCCAGCCAATTCAGTTTAACTTTaaactttgttatttttatattttataaattggtTCTTCTTCCTGCATTAGATGTATTATGAAAGCAGCAATCAGGTCTTCTACTTCTTCTAAGTCCATGACCTACCTCATTCCTTGGATACTCAGTTAAAGGCAACTACTTCGACAAATTCCTTTGCCCCGGAAGAAATCCCCAGGTTTTTTGGTATACAAATTCTCCCTGTTCCCAATCATAACCATGttagttcttttttgttttcttgtgatGTGTGGgagttaaatatttttttccattgtctATGCTAATTTGAAAATGCTTACTTCATATACTATCTGTTACAGAAAACCTAGACCCTCAGATTATGAGTCATTgttccctcttcttctttctaaTAGCTAAGACCTATTATCACTTCTACTCTTCATCTTCAATTAGCATAAACGTTGTTGTTAGTATTCAATGTAGAATGGGCAGCCTATTTGgactggaaagagaaaaataaaatagaactagCATTATTTTTGCCTGAAAGGAATGTGACCCAAGTGCTTTCCTtcaccttttattttatttatcttggtttttaaaaaacttttatttatttcctttggaTAGCTCCTCTTCAATCAAATAGGATCTTGAGAGCACTGAGTCTTCATCCATTAAACCTCAACATTACTCTTATGGCATTATTTTTGAAAGAGTTCTTGGGATTTGTTTGGGGGAAACAGTATTCCAATCTGGGATACAGTGAAATATATTACAGAGAACTTGTAAACTTCTCTGTAGATCTAGAGTCATAGTCTACATGTAAGTCTgctgcaaaaaaagaaagaagggaggtaatTGACTAACACATAATCGTAGCATTAATGTTATCCCGGGCATATTTTGCTGCCTTTTGTTGACTgctaatacatatatacatatatatgcatgcatgtatatatgtgtatatgtacatatgtgtatatatgtatatctatgtatatatatataatatatatgtatatggaaggTGATTATATCCTTGTCAAGGAGAGAGTTTCTAGCCACTTAATCTTAGTAGATGGGAGGAGCCCAGCAGATGACACTGAAGAGATGAAGCCCAGTATATGATAGCAAAATACATCTAATTCAGCGACCACAAGAATAGAAGGGATGTCAAGAAGAGACAATATTAAGTGCACCAAGGAGTAGAGACACAACACTCAACAGAGGCAATGTAGCACCTGACAGAGATGCATCATCTAATAATTCAACAAGCAGTAGTTAACTatatactatgtaccaggcaccagaAACAAACATTTCCTATCACAAAAAGGTTAAATTGTATTAGTCAAACCTATGTgtaaaatagaatttcaaaagatatataaatcaaatgaaaatttattttggagaggTGAAGAGACATTAGCCATTGACAACATCAAGAAAATACCTGTGTAGGAGGTGGTAATTGGaatgagctttgaaagaagcaaaatattctgtttattaaatgcctttctTTTAGACTAACTGTCCTCTGAATAGTAAACATAAATATATTGATGGGAGCTCATTAGCCATGTGTTTGAACAAATGCAAATCTAGAATAAGATAATTAAATTattgatttagagttagaaatagCCTCAGAGCTCAACTAGTTCAACTGTTCAACTTatccttgaggaaactgagaaaaagacaGATGAATTGTTTTCCCCAAAGCTACACCAAAAGTAAGTAAATGAGTTCGTACTTGAATACAGAAACTGTTTGAAATCATctcttctgaccccaaatccatgATAATTTCTATAACAATTTCTGTTCCTATATTGAATTTCAAGTAGACTCAGAAGCATTCAAATACAAGTTATGTGGTACTCTGAGGAGCCACATTTCAAAAGAGCCATGATTTCCAAAGATGTTGGTACTTTTCCCATAAACATGGATTATAAGCTCTCTGAACTATAGTTCACCAGCTGGCTAACAACCTGTTGATGAGTCAATCCAAATTTAGCCAGGCTGGATCATGAAGGAAAGACAACACATTCAGGCCTATATTCAAAGCCATTCTTTGCCAAAACTTCCAGGTCTTGCATTCCactgcattcattttttttttaatattcaaggCTTTTTATAAAGGCCattttatgaaatgcaaaacttttcctgactccagacaatctactttcttcctccatctcctGCATCACTGCCAGATTAATATTTCCAATGATACCCTAAGGTTacacctcttctcttccaaaaatttcccctttttcttaACAAATTTACTCCTAATTCTGGCATTCAAGACTCTGGACATGCTGACTCAGACCTACCAAGTCAAGTTTTTCTCAAATTATTCCCCTTCAATAATCTCTGATTCAGTCCTACTTGATTGTACTGTATTTCACTTTCACATCCTGGCTTCTCCTGTCTCCATAACTTTACTCACACATCCTCCATAACTGGAATGGATTCTGTTTCTTTCCCCCTTAAACATATGCccaagtctttcttttcctttaagactcaaagCAGGTGCTACCTCCTCCATAAACCTTCCCTGGATATTCTTCCCTCAGAGATGAAAAGACACTTTCCCTACTCAAATTGCTCAGAAGATGTTTAACTATACCCTCCCTCCTTTATATTTAATCTTACTCTGCCTTGTATCACATCTATGTGTCTATTTAGCCTTCTTCCCATTAGATTggaagcttcttgaaagcaagtTCACTGCCAAGACTAGCTTTGTCCAATCCCACACCCTAGGCTGATTCatgaacatagtaggtatttttaATAACTGTTAATCTGAAATTTATGGTTTGCATGTAGAAGGTACTCAATATGTAaaaaaaggaatgagtgaacatATAAAGGGTCTTCAACCTAGTCTTAATGAAATGAACAGATATCACTCCCTGGCTACATATGGCCAAGTAAGGGTGACAGTGACATTGAAATGAGTTATATGCCCAGATTTACCATAGGtcctgtgaccttgagaaaatttCATTATAGAAAAAGTTCTAATGGTTTCTTAAATGTAGAGatcattcatattcattaataggcccatgtaacctgactggatcacatggaagactgagttacatgagtctgagtcatatggagcctgtggtgggagaagtttgtTGAATGGGCTCAACAGAAagtgtggaacaggaagaggcagaggtagagtagagctgagaggaagttagtcttgagaggaAGTCAGAGCAAGGAAGGATGCAGGTTGCTGGCTAGTGTGAAAGACTTTGTaattgtttgtcattttctttaaggtAGCCTGCTTGTAATTTatttaatggaactggtttgtgggaagtctatcAGTGGGAAGGCTTGGGTTTGGTATTGTTCTCTACATTGTTATTATGTAAAGATTTATCTTGCTGTAACGGATTtgagtctgaataaatgttttggttctgccttccacttggagaatctgttgtatttagTGATTCTGAATTGCACTGCTGTATTCGTGGTTGCCATGGGCATTGTGAATTTTGCATGGGCACTACAGAAGTGCAACAGGCCCACATATATACCAGGTTCTAGGAAAGTAAATGTAGCAAATAGAAATACTCTCTGTACAGTTAACTATATTCATGCTTTtcaatcattagtttccatctgaaTGAAAGAATTTCAGAGAAGGATGTTTCCAAGGGTAGGGCAGTAGCACCAGCAGTGATGTCACACTCATTGTTTGGTGCCATTTGAGTTCCTGGACACCAGATCTTACCTGAAAAGCCCAAAGATTCCCAGGCGGTACTGAATGGACACCATCACCACATTCTCAAGGGTTGAGAGAGCCAGTCCACTATATGATGAAGACCCATCTAACAAAAGCATCCCACCATGGATATACACCATCACCTGGGAAATAAGGGGGAAAATTGTTTGTATCAAAGAGTGCAGAATTAAAAAGCATCTCAGAAAGTGAATGCCTAAATTGTCCAGTTCATATGATTTAAAAAGAcccccatttcttttttcaggGAAGAGGTGTAATATGGTAGAAAGCATCCTGGAATAGGAAACAAGACACCTGtattctaggtctcagtttaccACTATCTTGTTCTGTGACCCAaggaaaattatttcccttttctaaatTATCCATATATTATccctatattcatatatatatatatatatatatatatatatatatatatacattcctatatTATCCATCGGTACAATGGTTATGATCCTCAAACTTACCTCTACATTTTATGTCTACCTCTGACATTTTAATCCCATGTTCCtccatggaaatatttttacatgcttgcatgcattcatttatttaataaatggaagaatatatgtgtagatgcTTTGTCTATAAggcaatcaaccaatcaacaaacatttattaagcatatactatgtATCAGACACCACCCCTTGtggtgaagaaacagagacaaaaccAGCTTCCATCCTTAAGGGGCTCACATTCTGAAAGGCAAGatcacatgtatacatgtaagtagaagtatgtgtaaatatgtataaaatagatTGAAGACAATCatttggaagagaaatagaaactGGGGAATCAGAAACAACCTCATATTGGAGGAGATGGCATTAAATGGACCTCGGGAGGGAACTAGGGTCTCTAAGAGGTAGACATGGGAAAAGAATGTGTTCCAGGCATCAGGGAAAATCTGTACAAAGGCACTGAGATGGAAGATGGCAGGTCTTGTGTAAGGGGACTTTGACTAATCTGAAGAGTAACTAAATGGGAATAATTTAGAATAAAGATGGAAGGATaggtttacaaatattctctcattatATCCACACAagtctgtgaggtagatgttattatttttctaatacttaataataataacaaaaaagtgACAGGGTCATATCTGGGTTACAGCAATATGATGACATTAACAGTATGGGATGGAAggatttgagaagggagagacctagagagaccatttaaaattctgttgtatttttttattgttttattacttTACTTTTTATTCCCTGTTCCCAGGCAGACATATGtattccccccttccctcctcccccccgccccccccccgtCTAGGGCTATAGTTGAGTAAAAGTGAGGTGAAGCAGACAAAACTAAATGACCTTTTTAAAGTCATGAAATCTGACCATTGGAGATCTGACCAAATGGACGTTTTCATCTATTCTTACTCCCTCCAGACCAAGGGCTGTTTCCTTGTTCTGTGCTGTATAAACAAGAGGTAATCATGACTCATCTTTTGATTTCAAATCATGGTCATACCTTGCCATAGGCTTCTTACCGGTAAGTTGGATTTCTTTGTCAGGTTAGCTGGAGTGAAAATATTTAGGTACAAACAATCTTCAGAAGATGGCTTctgattaaactgaaaagtactTGTAttccaaaaggagaaaatgtttgtaaagaaCCTAAATCCAAGTTTCTGGGAACACCTGTGTAAGCAAACATGAGAAAATCATTTCTTCTCAGCAGCATCCCAGTAAAGCACATTTGGATCATGAGATCACTTGTCAGATATTTTAAAGCTTGAAGATCACCTAGTCAAAAACCCTTActttataaatgtggaaactgagacccttagaaggaaaatagcttgtccaaggtcatatatgaAATAAGTAATAGAGACAAGACACAATTTAGGCCATCCTCCATTCCTAGCTACTGAAGGTTTGACAAATAATTGAATGTTGCTTTGGTTTTCTTTGGGTGTATTTAATGCCCCATTAGCTTTCTATTAGGCTTTGAATAGATCACATAACTATTTTGAGCTTCAGTTCTCTCTTCAGCAAAATAGGGAGTAGAAATAGATGATATCCAAGCTCTCTTTCAACTCTGATTATATATGGATGAAATATTGACTGGTGTTAAGAACAAGGGTAGAAAAGGTGGAGGAGATTTATATTAAATCAGACGTACTACAGAAATTAATTTGCTCTTTGAAACATTGAGGTAAGTTCAGGGGCAGCCACATGAAAAATCAGGGACCCAGTCCAATTAGGGTGGACTGCCCCTCACATTCTGGACTTCCAACTATATGAAAATGTATATTTCCTTCATCTTATACACTTTATTTTAACTATTAACTAtactataacaaaaaaaaaaaaaaccagtgccTCATATCATCTACACGGTGAGCTAGTAGGATAAGTGGAGTAGTCTTCTCAAGTCTaatatagaaacaaacaaaaaaaagacagtaCCAGTCATTGGCCTTGGGTCACAGCTAtgaagtagcagagccaggactagaattttcattttatttgaaagcTTTTTGTTCCACTGTATCCACTGAACCCCAAAGGGTAATGCAGAGACTGTTTTATAACTAGAGATAGTGCTAGAATTCCTgaacagtggaaagaaaaggaatttgcTACTCTGCCAGGTAATATGTGCACAGAACTTTATTTGACTATAAATGAGCAAAGAACCCTGTGCGCCCAGCCTCTATCTGGGTTTGCATACTGTAGTTAGtccatcatttattcattttcactTAAGTTCCCAGAGTAAGTGAGTCACATCCTATCTCAGGAGCAGCACAATGTGAAAATCTGAGAGGCTCTTCTCCAACAAACTCTCTGTCTTCTGATAAGGATTAAAGTAGAgggttaaaaataagaaaacaagctAATATTTCCCAGGGGGAAGGCAAAATGGAGGATTCTCAAATGGTTTAATTAGAAATTAATCCAAGAATAAAAACACaattcttcatgtttttttttttccatttttattgttcCCTTCTCAAAAAGAGGTCATGGTGTTTACCTGGGTGGAAGTGCAGTGGTGTCCTTCACATAGTTCCAGGGCTCAGGAGGCTGGGGTGGTCTGAATCTCAGAGGTCCAAGAGGAGGTTTGGCGAAAGGAATACCCAGGAAAACATGGACAGGTGTGTCAATTCCTGGAACTGTTATTTGTTTGCCTTGGACTTTCCCATATTCAGTGTTCACTACTGGCATTGAAGGCTGTTGCTTCTGCCCTGCATCACAATGAGAGCAGGGAAGTTAGTTTCACTGGGGAAGTGACATTATCAAGTAGAATTGCTGAGAGTCAGGAGCCCTGGGCAACTCTATCCACTTCTAGTATTTCAactctgggaaagttacttcACTTCTCTAGACTTCAGGTTTCTCACCTCTAAGTTAaggttaataatagcatttgaCTGAATTGATTCATATTTCAGTGTAAGAAATGGACATGAAAATGCTCACAAGATAAAACAATAAAAGCACATCATATTTCTGTAAGACTTTACAGTTTTCAAAACACTCTATCCATAACCTTTATTAAGGTAAATAAGTAGAAGGAGCATTTAAATTTTATGCAAGAAAGTAGTTTGATATTAATACACATACCCTCTATTTCTTCTGTGGAAAGCCTAGGGATTTGTTCATTTAGTCAGCAGTCATTTATTGAGGACCTATTATTAGCAGTGTATTGGGCTTGGCACTGGTTTGTGCCAGATGAAAGAGACTTAGAGATTAATTTTACTCTAGCTTTGGAATTCTGAATTATGTGCTCCAAATCAGGAACCCTAGACTATGCTGTGGTATGGAGCCAAGAGGTATAACCCTCTAGTCATATAGTCACTTTACTCAAGATTGGATTCCTAACACCAGGTTCCAATTTATGTTAGAACTCTGAAGTGTAAAAGTGATAACCTGCCTATTAGCTCTTCATGGATGAATAAATTCACCAAAGTTAATAGTGAAGGAGTATACAGTAATGATCTAAGAAGTCCTTGTCTGTGGGGACCTTCAATGAAGGCTACCCAAGAGAAGTTTGAGGTGTGTCATATAGATCGACCATGTGTACTCATTGACTGGAAACCACATCAGTTTGTTTTTGGATGGATAACTGTGGTAAAACAAATACAGTATAGAGGAAGAATGGATTTTACACTTGTCCAGTGATTTGAAAGCCAGGTAGTCAATGAGTTCAAtggttaaaatgttttttaaaagagctgTCTAATTTTCCACTAGTTTATGTCCCATCTATGGGATTGATGGCCCTTCACAAATATGAATGCCAAAAACCTGCTCCAGGTTTTAGGTACCTGTGCATGACTTTCAATAGTCAGCCAGAACATGTGCTTAGTTCAAAATAAgcgcatttaatgaaatagtgtGACAAAAAAAGTAACAGGGAAATATTTTCTACCATAAACCTAGAATTCATTCTCAAACAAATGCACATGTTCTCCATGGAAAGTGCAGGGATTTTGCATAGAAGATACACATGGAAAAAGCACATATAGAGGGGCAACTCAGACTCCTACTGA from Notamacropus eugenii isolate mMacEug1 chromosome 1, mMacEug1.pri_v2, whole genome shotgun sequence includes these protein-coding regions:
- the LOC140519359 gene encoding liver carboxylesterase 1-like isoform X4, whose product is MWETPVPNKMWLLSLILCSITAFPVEGQKQQPSMPVVNTEYGKVQGKQITVPGIDTPVHVFLGIPFAKPPLGPLRFRPPQPPEPWNYVKDTTALPPRCSQKLGFRFFTNIFSFWNTSTFQFNQKPSSEDCLYLNIFTPANLTKKSNLPVMVYIHGGMLLLDGSSSYSGLALSTLENVVMVSIQYRLGIFGLFSTGDEHALGNWGCLDQVAALHWIQNNIANFGGNPNSVTIFGEDSGGFSVSALVLSPLAKNLFHRAIFQSGVVLVKPLFSKNVRPITEKIAALAGCKTTTSAIIVQCMRQKTEDEIMNISVKMNFYQLNFTGDPTEKYVFLPTVVDGVFFPKSPQELLEEKQFGGISLMMGITKEEFGWLLPTVMGYPLSEDELDQETATALLWDSYPLVEIPKTLTSLVTQEYLGVTDDLVRKKRLFLDMLGDLIFGIPTVILARHYRDSGVPTYLYEFQHRPSIWKNVKPTTVKADHGDDIYFMLGSPFLRDGFSEEEEHLSRRMMKYWCNFARNGNPNGEGLLKWPQYDQNEEYLQINITSKIARKLKDKEVAFFTELLAKEPGEE
- the LOC140519359 gene encoding carboxylesterase 1D-like isoform X5; this encodes MPVVNTEYGKVQGKQITVPGIDTPVHVFLGIPFAKPPLGPLRFRPPQPPEPWNYVKDTTALPPRCSQKLGFRFFTNIFSFWNTSTFQFNQKPSSEDCLYLNIFTPANLTKKSNLPVMVYIHGGMLLLDGSSSYSGLALSTLENVVMVSIQYRLGIFGLFSTGDEHALGNWGCLDQVAALHWIQNNIANFGGNPNSVTIFGEDSGGFSVSALVLSPLAKNLFHRAIFQSGVVLVKPLFSKNVRPITEKIAALAGCKTTTSAIIVQCMRQKTEDEIMNISVKMNFYQLNFTGDPTEKYVFLPTVVDGVFFPKSPQELLEEKQFGGISLMMGITKEEFGWLLPTVMGYPLSEDELDQETATALLWDSYPLVEIPKTLTSLVTQEYLGVTDDLVRKKRLFLDMLGDLIFGIPTVILARHYRDSGVPTYLYEFQHRPSIWKNVKPTTVKADHGDDIYFMLGSPFLRDGFSEEEEHLSRRMMKYWCNFARNGNPNGEGLLKWPQYDQNEEYLQINITSKIARKLKDKEVAFFTELLAKEPGEE
- the LOC140519359 gene encoding carboxylesterase 1D-like isoform X3; this encodes MGSRGCGQATLKGARRDLTKGIPRKTWTGQKQQPSMPVVNTEYGKVQGKQITVPGIDTPVHVFLGIPFAKPPLGPLRFRPPQPPEPWNYVKDTTALPPRCSQKLGFRFFTNIFSFWNTSTFQFNQKPSSEDCLYLNIFTPANLTKKSNLPVMVYIHGGMLLLDGSSSYSGLALSTLENVVMVSIQYRLGIFGLFSTGDEHALGNWGCLDQVAALHWIQNNIANFGGNPNSVTIFGEDSGGFSVSALVLSPLAKNLFHRAIFQSGVVLVKPLFSKNVRPITEKIAALAGCKTTTSAIIVQCMRQKTEDEIMNISVKMNFYQLNFTGDPTEKYVFLPTVVDGVFFPKSPQELLEEKQFGGISLMMGITKEEFGWLLPTVMGYPLSEDELDQETATALLWDSYPLVEIPKTLTSLVTQEYLGVTDDLVRKKRLFLDMLGDLIFGIPTVILARHYRDSGVPTYLYEFQHRPSIWKNVKPTTVKADHGDDIYFMLGSPFLRDGFSEEEEHLSRRMMKYWCNFARNGNPNGEGLLKWPQYDQNEEYLQINITSKIARKLKDKEVAFFTELLAKEPGEE